A stretch of the Desulfomonile tiedjei genome encodes the following:
- a CDS encoding MaoC family dehydratase, which yields MTGKSIVELKVGEAAEFSKTVSESDVYLYAGVTGDFNPAHVNEAYAGETFFKTRIAHGMLTAGFISTILGTKLPGPGTIYLRQELNFLAPVRIGDTVTAKVEVIEIISEKNRVRLKTTCVNQEGTQVLDGEALVSPPKPSKA from the coding sequence ATGACAGGGAAGAGCATCGTCGAACTCAAGGTAGGTGAAGCGGCTGAGTTCAGCAAGACCGTTTCTGAATCGGATGTGTACCTTTATGCCGGAGTAACCGGGGACTTCAACCCGGCTCATGTCAATGAGGCGTACGCGGGGGAAACTTTTTTCAAGACGAGAATTGCCCACGGCATGCTCACGGCGGGGTTCATTTCGACCATCCTGGGCACCAAGCTTCCCGGTCCGGGAACTATTTATCTGAGGCAGGAACTGAACTTCCTGGCCCCTGTGCGAATCGGCGATACTGTGACCGCCAAGGTGGAGGTCATTGAAATCATATCCGAAAAGAATCGTGTGAGGCTCAAGACCACTTGTGTCAACCAGGAAGGCACTCAGGTCCTTGACGGCGAAGCTCTCGTCAGCCCGCCGAAACCGTCCAAGGCATAA
- a CDS encoding TRC40/GET3/ArsA family transport-energizing ATPase, producing the protein MSLVKIFEQYPDRRYIMFGGKGGLGKTTFSAATSYYLAKKGKKVLVFSVDPQASLTDIFQQDIFGKGPTEIMPNLYAQEIDADRRVHEYQNEIRQKILDMYGMDKIPDEIESYIQAAAAEPAMEESAIFDEVVDIVVAGDYDYYIYDLVPLGHALYYLSMASVYDAWIGKITGLREQMREFDQVAAVIKRDKDLEEDQILNELIYIRERINKSSSILTDKQKTAFFFVITAEEMIIKDTQKAAELFAKFDVPMSGYIINRVLPDELKAQNIPEYLKNRFQMQDHYLEVIEKDFAGEILASVPEMERDVTGLPMIEKMAKAMFGDF; encoded by the coding sequence ATGTCTCTAGTAAAGATTTTCGAACAATATCCCGATCGGCGATACATCATGTTTGGCGGAAAGGGAGGATTGGGCAAGACCACCTTTTCGGCCGCCACTTCCTATTACCTTGCCAAAAAAGGGAAAAAGGTCCTTGTCTTTTCAGTGGACCCCCAGGCTTCCCTCACTGATATCTTCCAACAGGATATCTTCGGAAAAGGACCTACTGAAATAATGCCCAACCTGTACGCCCAGGAGATCGACGCGGATAGGCGAGTCCACGAGTACCAGAATGAGATCCGCCAAAAAATCCTGGACATGTACGGAATGGACAAGATTCCCGACGAAATCGAGAGCTACATCCAGGCAGCGGCAGCAGAACCCGCGATGGAGGAAAGCGCGATCTTCGACGAGGTCGTGGACATAGTGGTGGCGGGAGATTACGACTACTACATCTACGATCTGGTTCCATTAGGCCATGCGCTCTACTATTTGAGCATGGCTTCCGTGTACGACGCCTGGATCGGCAAAATCACGGGCCTACGAGAACAGATGAGGGAATTCGACCAAGTCGCGGCTGTGATTAAGCGTGACAAGGACCTGGAAGAAGACCAGATCCTGAATGAACTGATTTACATCAGGGAACGGATCAACAAATCGTCCAGCATACTCACAGATAAGCAAAAAACCGCTTTCTTCTTCGTAATCACTGCGGAAGAAATGATCATCAAAGACACCCAGAAGGCCGCAGAGCTTTTCGCAAAGTTCGATGTGCCCATGAGCGGCTATATCATCAACCGCGTACTGCCCGATGAACTCAAGGCCCAGAACATTCCGGAGTACCTGAAAAATCGTTTCCAGATGCAGGACCACTATCTGGAGGTCATAGAAAAGGATTTTGCAGGCGAGATACTGGCTTCCGTTCCGGAGATGGAACGAGACGTTACGGGGCTGCCCATGATTGAAAAGATGGCCAAAGCCATGTTCGGCGATTTCTAA